Proteins from a single region of Peromyscus eremicus chromosome 9, PerEre_H2_v1, whole genome shotgun sequence:
- the LOC131919858 gene encoding large ribosomal subunit protein uL5-like has translation MWELHIRKLCLNISVGESGNRMTWVAKVLEQLTGLTPVFSKARYIIRSFGIQRNEKIAVHCTVHGAKAEEILEKGLKVWEYELWKNSFSDTGNFGFEIQEHIDLGIIYDPSIGIYSLDFYVVLGRPAFSIIDKKRRRRCIGAKHRISRVGHAMVPAEV, from the exons ATGTGGGAACTTCACATCCGTAAGCTCTGCCTCAATATCAGTGTTGGGGAGAGTGGAAACAGAATGACCTGGGTGGCCAAAGTGTTGGAGCAGCTCACAGGCCTAACACCTGTATTTTCAAAAGCTAGATACATCATCAGGTCCTTTGGTATCCAGAGAAATGAGAAGATTGCTGTTCACTGCACTGTCCATGGAGCCAAGGCAGAAGAGATTCTGGAGAAAGGCCTGAAGGTATGGGAGTATGAGCTATGGAAAAATAGTTTCTCAGATACTGGAAACTTTGGCTTTGAGATTCAAGAACACATTGATCTGGGCATCATATATGACCCAAGCATTGGGATCTACAGCctgg ACTTCTATGTGGTGCTGGGTAGGCCAGCTTTCAGCATCATAGATAAGAAGCGCAGGAGACGTTGCATTGGAGCCAAGCACAGAATCAGCAGAGTAGGCCATGCGATGGTTCCAGCAGAAGTATGA